TAGACAAAGCACAAATATAGGATATCTCCAAATTATATGGATGAAGGAGCGAGACAAAACCTAAGGTCTCCTCAAGAGTTTTTGGAAGGAAACAAGGAAAATACTCCAAAACCTGAGGAGAACGGCATCAAAAACCTTACTAAATCCCAAGTAGATGGAGAAGTTATAATAAAGGGCATGACAGAAAAAGAGGCTGCTGCAGCTGCTGCAAGAGCCGTGGCAGAAGCAGAATTTGCAATAGCAGAAGCTGAAGAAGCGGCAAGAGAGGCAGATGAAGCAGAAGCCGAAGCTGAAGCTGCCCATATATTTGCAAAAGCGGCAATGAAAGCTTTGAAGTATAGGTAAACTCGGTAAGAACTAAGAAATCATTGATGTTGTATGAGTACTATTGATACTGTATTGTTGATATTATATCGTTTTGATATAATCTTCAGGTTATGTCCTTATTTCAAATTTGCATTGCTGCAGTGTTTTTGGTCAGTTAACAGTGTACATTCTGCAGCTTGTAATGTATTCTAACTCCATTGACTATGTAAAACCTgttccctttttcttcttctgttgatcTGTTATTCCTAGTAACTTTACAGGGTTCTCGCGACCCATTTTAAAACTGGTttgagaagaaataaataagtcAATGTCCATTGATTGTACAACAGAGCTTATTTCCATTTCCTTGGATTTTTAGAAGTTTTCAAAAGGCACTTGTGTTTTAGTGTTTCTGAAATTTTAAAGCCTTAAGAATAGAAAACAATTCACATCTGTTATACAAAGACAAAGACTGGACCAAACCAGACCAGACCAACAGGTGAGACAGAAGACAAATAAAGACAAACTCTTGTTACACACGAATAAAATTGTCTTCAACAATCATCAACATAAAGActaagaagatcaagaagagacGACATCTGTTGTTGGTGAAGTTAAGTTCTTTGATATTGAGTGATTTACAACCCAATCAGTGATCTGATCAATGGTGGTAGGGTTCTTGCAGGATATCATGAAACAGCAGATTTCTCTATCTGTAAGCGCACTAAGCCCCCTGCAACATTAACAATGCAAGAAACATAATCATAAGCTAAATGAAATGCCTTTTGTGTGTTCAGTATGAAGAAACAGCTAtacatttcttttgttaagGCTTCTTTGGACAGAGCTCCAGGTTTGTCAATCTTGTTCCCAATAACCAGAAGAGGGATACCGCTAAGCGAAGCTTTGCTCAACAAATCATGGAGTTCACTTTTCGAGACACTTAGGTTGTCAAGATCTGCAGCATCAACTACGTACCTAGAATTGGAATCAACATGAAACCATATTGTGAGCCAGCCATTAAAGATAACAGAAACCTGAGAGTCTAATAAGATCCTTACGCAATCGCAGAAACATGGCGGCAGTAACGTTCCCACATGCTGCGGAATCTTGGTTGACCACCAAGATCCCATAGTCTGATtgtaacattttcttttgtcagTTTCCTCATGTTAAACCCGacctgataaaaaaaaataaaaaaactaagacGAATCTCTTCGTGTTGATTGAAATACGTATTTTATAAGAGGTGTAGTGTAACACTTACGGTAGGAATCATGTCTTCACTGTATCCACCAGtctaaacaagaaaaagatgagaataGATTATCAGATTCCCCAAGGCAATCACCAACAACtaaatgttaagaaaatataaaagggATGCATAATATTGTACTGACGGCAAGAACATTTACAATTGATGTCTTTCCTGCATCTTGAAGTCCTATCAGAGAAAGCTCCATTTCTTGCTTGAAGAGAAGAGACTAGTATAAACTttattgaaacaaacaaataatagatTTTCTCAAAATATCAACCAAGAGAAACGAGGGACAGcactaagttttgttttttttactttagtacagaatatataattttatattagaTTGTTGAGAGGCCTGAGGTAATGGAGGCAACAAGCCACaccaaatattattttactttataaacATGTTTACATACATACTGTAATTGGCTAAGGTAAACTCTGCGTATCCATTGAATCCTTATGAGAAATTGCAATGTTTCAATTTACCTTCTATGTGAGACTCTAACTACAGTTGCAGCTATATTAATACGCAGAGTTTACATCTCTTCCTACTGAACGCCCGTAGAATTTTATTagaagagtaaaaaaataaggtcacttgtgttttttgtgtttcCAAAATTGCAATTGCAAAGCCTTGGGAATAGAAAACAATCCACATCTAATATACAAAGACAAGACTGGACCAAATCAGGCCAGACCAGCAGGATAGACAGAAGACAAATAAAGACAACTTGTTTCACAGGAAAATTTGTCTTcaacaatcatcatcatcatcaaccagaCAACACAGGAAGActaagaagatcaagaagagagaCTATATGTTCTTGGTAAAgttttagttctttgattttgaatgCTTTACGAGCCAATCAATGACCTGATCAATGTTGGTAGAGTTCTTGCAGGATATCATGAAACAGCAGACTTCTCTATCTGCAAGAGATGTAAGCCCCCTGCAACAATAAGAATGCAAGAAAGATAATTAGATCGAGCTGAATTGTGCTGTTTTTGGAGTAGTTCAGATGAAGAAATAGCTATACATTTCGTCGGTTAAGGCTTCTTTGGACAGAGCTCCAGGTTTGTCAATCTTGTTCCCAAGAACCAAAAGAGGAATACCGTTAAGCGAAGACTTGCTCAACAGATCATGGAGCTCACTTTTCGAGACACTGAGGTTGTCAGGATCTGCAGCATCAACTACATACCTAGAAATGGAATCAAACATGAAACCAAATTGTGGGAGATACAAAGTGAAGAGAAACCTGAGTCTAAAAGATCCTTACACAATGGCAGAAACAGCGCGACAGTAACGTTCCCACATGCTACGGAATCTTGGTTGACCACCAAGATCCCATAGTTTGATTGTAACATTTCCTTTTGTTACTTTCCTCATGTTAAACCCCacctgataaaaaaaaaacaaaaggagaatCTCTTCATGCTATTCCAAACAGCAGGTGAAAGATGTAACTTAATAAGAGATTGTAGTGTAACGCTTACCGTGGGAATCATGTCTTCACTGTATCCACCAGTCTAAACAAGTAAAGAGATGAGAGTAGCTATCAGATCCCCAATCACAATCTTCTGAGTGTTAAAAGAGAATATCAAAAGGGAAGCATAATACTATAATACTTACCGCAACAACATTAACAAGTGATGTCTTTCCTGCATTTTGGAGTCCTATCAAAGAAAGCTCCATTTCTTGCTTAAAGAAGAGGCTGCAAAAACAtatccaaacaaagaaaaatgaataccGAATTGAACTCACTTTGGTCCAGGGCACGACTCACTCATAGAGAGCtagaaacataattaaacaCGAAAAAGAACCACTCTTTCatgaaattttaagttttttttagaaCCTGTTCTATACTATTTGCCATGAAAAAAAAGGCATTTTTTTCACAGCTCCTACATAAACCACAATAATCACACCGCTAACTTGAAAGATGCTCTCTCATTCTTACATGGCAATCTAAAATCTTAAGACAGATTCACTTTTCTTCACCTTAATGTCACCACAGAAGAACATATTGGACCTATACAACCCCTAACACTTGGCAATCTAATGCTTATAAAAAAGCTCGTCTCTTTGAAATTAAAAGGATAAAAACTACAGGAACGTTCCTATGATAAGTAGAAGAACCTTGTCAAAAAATCATCTTAAAAACAAGACCACGATTCAAGTACAGCTGAGCTGATTATGGTGATGATTTCAATTCCAATTTctcataaattttcaaaattcagcGGAATAAAGCAATaatccaaagataaaaacataatttttaagctcaatataatcaaaacaagaacagagagattgaatacgaagaagaagaagaagaagaagaagaaaaaaggagggATCTCACACACCTACGAAGCCAATTGAGAAAAGCTTCCCACAAACCCATTGATGATTTCACGAAAACAAACAGATCCGCCGGTTAGATTCTCCTCCACGGGATCTCTCTGAGAagagaagcttcttcttcttcttcttctttgtcctcCTCGTTCGTCGgcctgctctctctctctctctctcccagtGACGGCGAATTAAAAAGAGTCAAAGCTACCGTTCGATTTTTCTCCTGGTCCACCAAATCAACGGTGtagattttgtttgtgttttttggttgaTACACCGAGATTCATGGGGttgctatttttaaaattaattcattatttattttacaaaattgaatTAGCCAATCAGAGGAGAGATACGGTGACACATATACACCAGAAGTTAGGAATAAGAGAATTGTATggattatataaataaattacctAAACCACTCGCGTTTTAAGAAGCACGTGTTGAGCACGTACCGTccattttggatttttatatttatagctGGGGTCGGTGGTAGCCGCCAAAGGATTTTGTCGGTGGTAACCGCCAAAGGATTTTGTCGGTGGTAGCCGCCAAAGGATTTTGGCGGTGGTGTTGATATGATCGGGAATGTGCAGTTACACGTGTCGTTTCTCAATCATTTGTGGGTTGAAATCTATATGTTAATGGGTTCTTTGTCATGGGCCTTTTTTTGACCCACTATTGATGAGTCGACCCATCAATGATTATGTTATTTACACCTTTCATTTCCATTCatgaatctcttttttttttctttccttattAAATGTTGGTTGAAGTCAAGTTTATCTTCTAAAAGATATACTAATAAACAAAGGGAatgatttacttatttattttgtctttgcTGCCATGTGTAGAAGATTGGAGTGAGATTTTGACTAAAATAACTagtgtttaaagaaaaaggaaaaataaaagctttcattatgttgcaa
The Camelina sativa cultivar DH55 chromosome 6, Cs, whole genome shotgun sequence genome window above contains:
- the LOC104791215 gene encoding ADP-ribosylation factor-like protein 8A isoform X1 yields the protein MELSLIGLQDAGKTSIVNVLATGGYSEDMIPTVGFNMRKLTKENVTIRLWDLGGQPRFRSMWERYCRHVSAIAYVVDAADLDNLSVSKSELHDLLSKASLSGIPLLVIGNKIDKPGALSKEALTKEMGLSALTDREICCFMISCKNPTTIDQITDWVVNHSISKNLTSPTTDVVSS
- the LOC104791215 gene encoding ADP-ribosylation factor-like protein 8A isoform X2 → MELSLIGLQDAGKTSITGGYSEDMIPTVGFNMRKLTKENVTIRLWDLGGQPRFRSMWERYCRHVSAIAYVVDAADLDNLSVSKSELHDLLSKASLSGIPLLVIGNKIDKPGALSKEALTKEMGLSALTDREICCFMISCKNPTTIDQITDWVVNHSISKNLTSPTTDVVSS
- the LOC104791217 gene encoding ADP-ribosylation factor-like protein 8A → MGLWEAFLNWLRSLFFKQEMELSLIGLQNAGKTSLVNVVATGGYSEDMIPTVGFNMRKVTKGNVTIKLWDLGGQPRFRSMWERYCRAVSAIVYVVDAADPDNLSVSKSELHDLLSKSSLNGIPLLVLGNKIDKPGALSKEALTDEMGLTSLADREVCCFMISCKNSTNIDQVIDWLVKHSKSKN